A genomic region of Dreissena polymorpha isolate Duluth1 chromosome 4, UMN_Dpol_1.0, whole genome shotgun sequence contains the following coding sequences:
- the LOC127876104 gene encoding tripartite motif-containing protein 2-like, translating into MASADIREQLEDSFLSCSICLQTFNRPKALPCLHTFCADCLRDYVTSRYDAIGHFPCPICRQNIALPTGGVSGFPNNHFIIGLCDAVHGSQRAHGTQEGASRPKWSGERTPLLLVAQNNHFAEEKPNQIIRRFGQYGNTQNQMRQPTGIAVSPYTDDIFVTDSGLNTVTVFTATGNVIHSFACDCSVRGVAITRGGTLLLVVSNAGNSLLREYTIHGEQLASYGSFYSQENPFGIALTSRNQAVVTSLGQNCVHILNSRFKPSVRFGSKGRGSTHFSMPYYVAINADDELVIADSGNHRIKIHKLDGTFVREFGKQGSKVGELFYPMGLCVDRYKNVFVADANNFRVQVFSATGNFIGTPVKDTFEYGLDVKPVNVAFLRDNVLLVMLRGSRFCEIQAYVIDSEKYAPKKSPKWTDCFCC; encoded by the exons ATGGCGTCGGCTGATATTCGCGAACAGCTTGAAGATTCCTTCCTCTCGTGTTCCATATGTCTTCAGACGTTCAACCGGCCGAAAGCGTTACCATGCCTTCACACGTTCTGCGCGGATTGTCTGCGCGACTACGTGACGTCAAGATACGATGCCATCGGCCATTTCCCGTGTCCGATCTGTAGACAG AACATAGCTCTTCCAACAGGAGGTGTTTCCGGTTTCCCCAACAACCATTTCATCATCGGACTTTGTGACGCTGTACACGGGTCTCAAAGGGCCCATGGAACTCAAGAAGGCGCTTCAAGACCCAAGTGGTCCGGTGAGCGGACACCTCTTCTTCTCGTCGCTCAGAACAACCACTTTGCTGAAGAAAAGCCAAACCAAATAATACGCCGGTTCGGACAGTATGGGAACACGCAGAATCAGATGAGACAACCAACGGGGATCGCAGTGTCTCCATATACAGACGACATTTTTGTGACTGATTCTGGGTTAAATACTGTCACAGTGTTCACCGCAACCGGAAACGTGATTCATAGTTTTGCGTGCGACTGTTCAGTGCGAGGCGTCGCCATAACGAGAGGCGGGACGCTACTTTTGGTGGTCAGTAACGCAGGAAACTCACTTCTGCGGGAATACACCATTCATGGGGAACAATTGGCTAGTTACGGTTCCTTCTATAGTCAAGAAAATCCTTTCGGAATAGCCTTGACCTCAAGAAACCAGGCTGTGGTAACCTCGCTTGGACAGAACTGCGTGCACATTCTCAATAGTCGATTCAAGCCTTCGGTACGTTTCGGCTCTAAGGGCCGAGGTTCAACTCACTTTTCGATGCCTTATTATGTCGCAATAAACGCCGATGACGAACTGGTCATTGCCGACAGCGGAAACCATCGCATAAAAATCCACAAGTTAGATGGGACTTTCGTGCGCGAATTCGGAAAACAAGGCTCGAAAGTCGGCGAGTTGTTTTATCCCATGGGACTGTGTGTTGACAGGTACAAAAACGTCTTCGTGGCTGACGCCAACAACTTCCGGGTACAGGTGTTCAGCGCGACCGGAAATTTCATAGGGACACCGGTGAAGGACACGTTTGAGTACGGACTGGACGTCAAACCCGTCAATGTAGCGTTCCTTAGAGATAACGTTTTGCTTGTGATGCTCAGAGGGTCTCGGTTTTGCGAAATTCAAGCTTACGTTATTGATTCCGAAAAATATGCGCCGAAGAAATCACCTAAATGGACGGACTGCTTTTGTTGTTGA